A window of the Xiashengella succiniciproducens genome harbors these coding sequences:
- a CDS encoding glycoside hydrolase family 43 protein, translated as MMRIRTIALSLFCITALNAQNPIIQTSFAADPAPMVYGDKVFIYTSHDEDETVNNFFTMYDWMLFSSEDMVNWTDHGAVASLKDFGWCERTNGAWAPQAIERNGKFYLYVPIHGEGISVLVADSPYGPFHDPLGHRLILDTENVWQDIDPTVFIDDDGQAYLFWGNPNLLYVRLNEDMISYDRSVGKNGIFAVEMTTEAFGSVAGPDGTERCAYTEGPWFYKRNGLYYLIYAASGIPEKIAYSTAPTPDGPWTFRGFVMDRADHLAFTNHGGVIDFKGKSYFIYHTQGLSNEGFKRSTAAEEFSYNEDGTIPMITPTIEGNIKSVKPLNPFKRVEAETIAWSEGVKTAKSGVTGVYVTNIHNGDYIKIKSVDLEKGGKRFLASVSSDTKGGRIEVRLGGVDGKLIATLNVDNTGCKETWKIVSGKMAKAQGINDIYLVFRGGDGELFNFDWWTIEK; from the coding sequence ATGATGAGAATCAGAACTATTGCGTTATCGCTTTTTTGTATCACAGCACTAAATGCCCAAAACCCTATAATTCAGACATCCTTTGCGGCAGATCCTGCCCCGATGGTATATGGGGACAAGGTCTTTATTTACACCAGCCACGATGAGGATGAGACTGTCAACAACTTCTTTACAATGTACGACTGGATGCTTTTCTCATCTGAGGATATGGTCAACTGGACCGATCATGGCGCAGTAGCCTCTTTGAAGGATTTTGGTTGGTGTGAGCGCACCAACGGTGCATGGGCACCTCAGGCTATTGAACGCAATGGCAAATTCTATCTGTATGTGCCTATTCACGGCGAAGGAATCTCAGTGCTGGTGGCCGATTCGCCCTATGGTCCCTTCCATGATCCATTGGGTCACAGACTTATCCTGGATACTGAAAATGTATGGCAGGATATCGACCCTACTGTCTTTATTGATGACGACGGTCAAGCTTACCTGTTCTGGGGCAATCCAAACTTACTGTATGTAAGACTCAACGAAGACATGATTTCGTACGACAGGAGTGTGGGTAAGAACGGAATCTTTGCTGTAGAAATGACTACTGAGGCTTTTGGTAGCGTAGCTGGTCCTGATGGTACCGAACGTTGTGCTTATACTGAAGGTCCCTGGTTTTACAAACGCAATGGTCTGTATTACCTGATCTATGCAGCCTCCGGTATTCCTGAAAAAATAGCCTACTCAACAGCTCCGACTCCTGATGGTCCATGGACATTCAGAGGTTTTGTAATGGACAGGGCAGATCACCTGGCCTTTACTAACCATGGTGGTGTCATTGATTTCAAAGGTAAGTCCTATTTCATATACCACACTCAAGGGCTGTCAAACGAAGGCTTCAAGCGGTCAACAGCGGCTGAGGAGTTTAGCTACAACGAAGACGGTACTATTCCTATGATTACTCCCACTATTGAAGGTAACATAAAGAGCGTAAAGCCTTTGAATCCATTCAAGAGGGTGGAGGCTGAAACAATTGCCTGGTCTGAGGGTGTTAAGACTGCGAAGAGCGGTGTTACAGGTGTCTATGTCACTAATATTCACAACGGTGACTATATTAAGATTAAGAGCGTTGACCTGGAAAAGGGCGGTAAGCGTTTCCTTGCAAGCGTTTCTTCTGACACCAAGGGTGGCAGGATAGAAGTGAGACTAGGTGGTGTTGACGGAAAACTCATTGCAACCCTGAATGTCGATAATACCGGATGTAAGGAAACCTGGAAGATTGTTTCAGGCAAGATGGCCAAAGCTCAGGGAATCAATGATATCTACCTTGTGTTTAGAGGTGGTGATGGCGAGTTGTTTAACTTCGACTGGTGGACAATAGAAAAATAA
- the gnd gene encoding decarboxylating NADP(+)-dependent phosphogluconate dehydrogenase: protein MKELSDIGLIGLAVMGENLVLNMESKGFQVSVYNRTTQRVDDFVNGRAKGKNIRGTHSLQELVASLERPRKIMMMVKAGKPVDDLIESLVPLLDQGDILIDGGNTHYPDTNRRTAYVESKGLLYIGTGVSGGEEGALLGPSIMPGGSQKAWPVVKPVFQSIAAKVEDGTPCCDWVGENGAGHFVKMVHNGIEYGDMQLINEAYHIMKDVLGMSADEMHLVFKEWNEGPLDSYLIEITRDILAFKDEDGQPLVDKILDTAGQKGTGKWTAVSALEHGVPLTLIGEAVFSRCLSAIKEERVAASKIIKGPKPEFKGDKKQFIKDIESALFASKIVSYAQGYALMAAAAKEYGWNLNYGGIALMWRGGCIIRSAFLGRIKEAFDRNKDLSNLLLDPFFKDVVEKAQQGWRNVIATAVINGIPAPAISSALNYFDGYRSERLPANLLQAQRDFFGAHTYERVDKPRGEFFHTNWTGRGGTTASTTYNV, encoded by the coding sequence ATGAAGGAATTATCAGACATAGGATTGATAGGTTTGGCAGTAATGGGTGAAAACCTGGTGCTGAACATGGAAAGCAAGGGCTTTCAGGTTTCGGTGTACAACCGTACCACCCAAAGGGTTGACGACTTTGTCAACGGACGTGCCAAAGGCAAAAATATAAGGGGAACTCATTCATTGCAAGAGCTTGTTGCTTCACTTGAGCGTCCTCGTAAAATAATGATGATGGTGAAGGCTGGCAAGCCGGTGGATGATCTTATTGAATCTCTTGTTCCCCTTCTCGATCAGGGCGACATCCTGATTGACGGTGGAAACACCCACTATCCCGATACCAACCGCCGTACTGCTTATGTTGAAAGCAAGGGCTTGCTCTATATTGGAACTGGTGTATCAGGTGGTGAGGAAGGTGCCCTGCTAGGTCCTTCTATTATGCCGGGGGGCAGTCAAAAAGCATGGCCTGTTGTAAAGCCAGTCTTCCAGAGTATAGCTGCCAAGGTTGAAGATGGTACACCATGCTGTGACTGGGTTGGCGAAAATGGTGCAGGCCACTTCGTCAAGATGGTTCACAACGGTATCGAATACGGTGATATGCAGCTTATCAATGAGGCTTACCATATCATGAAGGATGTTCTGGGTATGTCAGCTGATGAGATGCACCTGGTATTCAAGGAATGGAACGAAGGACCATTGGATTCATACCTGATAGAGATTACACGTGATATTCTGGCTTTCAAAGATGAGGACGGCCAGCCGCTAGTTGACAAGATTCTGGATACTGCAGGTCAGAAAGGTACAGGCAAGTGGACTGCTGTATCAGCCCTTGAACATGGAGTACCGTTAACCCTTATCGGTGAAGCAGTTTTTTCACGTTGTCTGTCAGCTATCAAAGAAGAAAGAGTTGCTGCATCCAAGATAATCAAAGGTCCAAAACCTGAATTCAAGGGTGACAAAAAGCAGTTTATCAAAGACATTGAGTCAGCCCTGTTTGCATCCAAGATAGTTTCATATGCCCAAGGTTATGCGCTTATGGCTGCGGCTGCAAAAGAATACGGATGGAACCTCAACTACGGAGGCATTGCCCTTATGTGGCGTGGAGGCTGTATCATACGTTCTGCCTTCCTCGGTCGCATAAAGGAAGCGTTTGACAGAAACAAGGACCTGAGCAACCTCTTGCTTGATCCCTTCTTCAAAGACGTTGTAGAAAAGGCACAACAAGGTTGGAGAAACGTAATAGCAACTGCGGTAATAAACGGGATTCCTGCGCCAGCTATCTCAAGCGCATTGAACTATTTCGACGGTTATCGCTCAGAACGTCTTCCGGCTAACCTCCTGCAGGCTCAACGTGACTTCTTTGGTGCTCATACATATGAAAGAGTAGACAAACCACGTGGTGAGTTCTTCCATACCAACTGGACAGGAAGGGGTGGAACTACAGCCTCTACAACCTATAACGTCTAA
- a CDS encoding TIM-barrel domain-containing protein: MKLKPGLLLLITSLWLWACGQSVSYTETGKGINVRLPEGNLTLIPLTDNSVRVKFFTEGETEVPEFILTGETEVPWFETEEVKGGLKLKLKSMAVELNYRSGSLSFLDAEGRVFLEEQAGSRVFLPDTVQGEPCFVAEQSFVTGSDELILGLGQFQDGYFNLNGLSRRLTQVNSQISIPFIYSDKGYGLLWHQYGLTDFNPADNKIELALQHSDDAAEGQLAEVTTTHGTQRVSQDQRVYTGSFTVPREGEYSLFLDLGKMGNRHFVAVDDVPVLDISNMWLPPTAGTLVHLSKGEHKVTVICKADNEPSLFWDEKEELSTFRSPHARNLDYVVFYGPSADKVISTYRKLSGNAPMFPLWAYGFWQCRERYTSGTHLVETVKEFRKRDIPMDVIVQDWQYWGSKGWGVPEFDETHYPNPSAFIKEIHDLNAKLVVSIWSNPDLNSTLGKAYTEKGRFVPGTNWLDYFNPATREDYWNTLNDNMFSNGVDAWWMDAVEPENDALAGRMTYLGPGNFYRLTYPLMVSKAVYEGQRSATDDKRVCILTRSAFSGQQRYGVINWSGDIGGNWDGYKRQITAGLNFVMTGLPYWTTDIGGFFRPGPRQYTDDNYKELLVRWYQWGAFSPIFRMHGYMSETEPWKYGDEVEQAMRKMLELRYRLIPYIYSEAWKVTNMGSTMMRPLVMDFIGDKEASEQAYQYMFGSSFLVAPVTESGVDVVKVYLPESEGWYDFWTGTNYKGKQWVDVNVAFDRLPLFVKAGSIVPMGNHIQHTGKLPADVIELRIYDGADGCFVLYEDEGDGYGYEEGRYSTITFRWDSAKHSLTIDDTEGEHPGMLKERTFRIVLVSAKKGVGIEVSREVDKIISYDGKNQVVDFD, translated from the coding sequence ATGAAACTGAAGCCTGGATTATTATTGCTGATAACTTCACTATGGCTTTGGGCCTGCGGTCAGTCAGTGTCATACACTGAAACTGGCAAGGGTATAAATGTAAGGTTGCCGGAAGGCAACCTTACGCTTATTCCCCTGACCGATAACTCGGTTAGAGTGAAGTTTTTTACAGAAGGGGAAACAGAAGTACCGGAGTTTATTCTTACCGGGGAGACTGAGGTTCCATGGTTTGAAACCGAGGAGGTAAAAGGCGGACTTAAGCTCAAGCTTAAGTCCATGGCTGTAGAACTGAATTATCGTAGTGGAAGCCTTAGTTTCCTGGATGCTGAAGGTCGCGTCTTTCTTGAGGAACAGGCCGGTTCAAGGGTATTCCTTCCCGATACTGTTCAAGGCGAACCATGCTTTGTGGCTGAACAGAGTTTTGTGACTGGCAGTGATGAACTGATTCTTGGACTGGGACAGTTTCAGGATGGTTACTTCAACCTAAACGGATTGAGCAGACGTCTGACTCAGGTTAACAGCCAGATTTCTATTCCCTTTATTTATTCTGATAAGGGCTATGGCCTACTTTGGCACCAATACGGATTGACAGACTTTAATCCTGCTGACAATAAGATAGAGCTGGCCCTTCAGCATAGCGATGATGCGGCCGAAGGCCAGTTGGCTGAAGTTACCACTACCCATGGTACTCAGAGAGTATCCCAGGATCAAAGAGTGTATACAGGTAGTTTTACTGTGCCACGTGAGGGAGAATATTCGCTGTTTCTGGATCTGGGTAAGATGGGCAACAGACATTTTGTGGCAGTAGATGACGTGCCTGTACTTGATATAAGCAATATGTGGCTGCCACCGACAGCAGGCACTCTGGTGCACCTGAGTAAGGGTGAGCACAAGGTTACAGTGATTTGCAAGGCAGATAATGAACCTTCGCTTTTCTGGGATGAAAAGGAAGAGTTAAGCACCTTTAGGTCTCCTCATGCACGCAACCTGGACTATGTGGTATTCTATGGTCCATCGGCAGATAAGGTAATATCGACATATCGTAAGCTTAGCGGAAATGCTCCGATGTTTCCACTTTGGGCCTATGGTTTCTGGCAATGTCGGGAAAGATATACGTCAGGCACTCATCTTGTTGAGACAGTAAAGGAATTCCGTAAGAGGGATATTCCAATGGATGTAATTGTACAGGATTGGCAGTATTGGGGAAGCAAAGGCTGGGGGGTTCCGGAATTTGATGAAACACATTATCCAAATCCTTCGGCTTTTATAAAGGAGATTCACGATCTGAATGCAAAGCTTGTTGTTTCGATATGGTCCAATCCTGATTTAAATTCAACCCTAGGTAAGGCCTACACCGAGAAAGGGCGCTTTGTTCCCGGAACCAACTGGCTGGACTACTTTAATCCTGCAACCAGAGAGGATTACTGGAATACCCTTAATGATAATATGTTCTCGAACGGAGTGGATGCCTGGTGGATGGATGCTGTTGAGCCTGAAAATGATGCTCTTGCAGGAAGGATGACATATTTGGGACCGGGCAACTTCTACCGATTGACATATCCGCTTATGGTGAGCAAGGCTGTGTACGAGGGGCAGAGATCGGCAACTGACGACAAGCGTGTTTGTATCCTTACTCGTTCAGCCTTTTCAGGTCAACAAAGATATGGGGTAATAAACTGGTCGGGAGATATTGGCGGTAACTGGGACGGCTACAAGAGACAGATTACCGCTGGTCTGAATTTCGTGATGACGGGATTACCATACTGGACTACAGATATAGGAGGATTCTTCAGACCCGGACCGAGGCAGTATACCGATGATAACTACAAGGAACTGCTGGTAAGATGGTATCAGTGGGGTGCCTTCAGTCCTATATTCCGTATGCATGGTTATATGAGCGAAACCGAACCATGGAAATATGGTGATGAGGTTGAACAAGCTATGCGTAAGATGCTTGAGCTGCGTTACAGACTTATTCCTTATATTTACTCTGAAGCATGGAAGGTAACCAATATGGGAAGTACCATGATGCGTCCTCTGGTGATGGACTTTATTGGTGACAAAGAGGCATCTGAACAAGCATACCAGTATATGTTTGGCAGTTCCTTCCTCGTTGCTCCGGTTACTGAGTCTGGTGTGGATGTTGTTAAGGTGTATCTGCCTGAATCAGAGGGGTGGTATGACTTCTGGACCGGAACAAACTACAAGGGTAAGCAATGGGTTGATGTGAATGTTGCATTTGACAGACTTCCCCTATTTGTAAAGGCAGGTTCAATAGTTCCCATGGGCAATCATATTCAACATACAGGTAAACTACCTGCTGATGTTATAGAACTTAGAATCTATGATGGAGCAGATGGCTGTTTTGTGCTGTACGAAGATGAAGGTGACGGCTATGGCTATGAAGAAGGCAGATATTCAACAATAACATTCAGATGGGATAGTGCGAAGCACAGTCTGACAATAGATGACACTGAAGGTGAGCATCCTGGTATGCTTAAGGAAAGAACCTTCAGGATTGTACTTGTCAGTGCTAAAAAGGGAGTCGGTATTGAAGTTTCCAGGGAGGTTGACAAGATTATCTCTTATGACGGAAAGAATCAGGTTGTGGACTTTGATTGA
- a CDS encoding glycoside hydrolase family 97 protein: MCKTCVYLRSLLLIIALHAAAFVSAADIELRSPNGKVGAVLTSEEGHWFLKVDYRDSEGSTELTKVSLGLSRSDQDFFGDLRLLKIGKPVQIKEEYTALHGKRTKRLNFGTEQVFSFENPSKAKMNVIVRAYNDGVVFRYEFPEKSGKYTVKDEFTTYTVQDSTLRWLQKFDLSNENLYALIKDGSVQRDWSYPALFKDKDKEAWFLIHEADLDRGYAGTKLVNFTDGNGFKVALPLDHEGEGDALPVIELPWKSPWRVIILGDLASIVESTLVEDVSKPSVISNTDWIKPGKVSWNYWSDNHGTRDYQTVKKFTDLAAEMDWPYTLFDWEWDAMQNGGNVEDAARYAVSKGVKPLIWYNSGMFKWITSTPVDRMKTHESRMKEFAWLKSLGFVGVKVDFFLSEKQYMIDYYLDILEDAAEMEMMVNFHGAIVPRGWTRTYPNLMTTEAVRGAEWYNNNPELTTTAPEHNSVMPFTRNVVGSMDYTPVTFSNSQYPHITSYGHELALSVVFESAFQHLADRPEAYRELPHAALSFLKEVPAAWDELVFLSGYPGRDVCLARQKGDKWYVGALNSGFRGKMIKVDFGFLEEGVSYKYCVITDGKHDKEFSTSYGVVTKGDSLEVETLPRGGFVISLKPLTALLDNQ, from the coding sequence ATGTGTAAAACGTGTGTCTATTTAAGGAGTCTGTTGCTGATAATTGCTTTGCACGCTGCAGCATTTGTATCAGCAGCGGATATTGAATTACGTTCTCCAAACGGTAAAGTTGGAGCTGTATTAACCAGCGAGGAGGGGCACTGGTTTCTCAAAGTGGATTACAGAGATAGTGAAGGTAGTACCGAACTCACAAAGGTCAGTCTGGGGTTAAGCCGCAGCGATCAGGACTTTTTCGGTGACCTGAGGCTGCTAAAGATAGGTAAGCCTGTTCAGATAAAGGAGGAATATACTGCTCTCCATGGCAAGCGTACCAAGAGGCTGAATTTTGGTACTGAGCAGGTTTTCTCATTTGAAAACCCCTCAAAAGCCAAAATGAATGTGATTGTAAGAGCGTACAATGATGGAGTGGTTTTCAGATATGAGTTCCCTGAAAAGTCAGGAAAGTACACAGTAAAGGACGAGTTTACCACTTATACTGTTCAGGACAGTACTTTAAGATGGCTTCAGAAGTTTGATCTGTCAAACGAGAACCTATATGCTCTGATTAAGGATGGAAGCGTACAGCGCGACTGGTCATATCCTGCTCTGTTCAAGGATAAAGATAAGGAAGCCTGGTTTTTGATTCATGAAGCTGACCTTGATCGTGGCTATGCGGGTACCAAGTTGGTCAACTTCACTGACGGAAATGGATTTAAAGTAGCCCTTCCTCTTGACCATGAGGGAGAGGGAGATGCACTTCCGGTAATCGAACTACCATGGAAGTCTCCATGGAGGGTGATAATACTTGGTGACCTGGCTAGCATAGTTGAGTCAACCCTTGTTGAGGATGTGTCAAAACCATCTGTTATTAGCAATACCGACTGGATTAAGCCCGGTAAGGTGTCATGGAATTACTGGTCGGACAACCATGGAACACGTGACTATCAGACAGTGAAGAAATTTACCGATCTGGCTGCTGAAATGGATTGGCCCTATACTTTGTTTGACTGGGAATGGGATGCAATGCAGAACGGCGGAAATGTCGAAGATGCTGCAAGATATGCTGTATCCAAAGGGGTGAAGCCGTTGATCTGGTATAATTCGGGTATGTTCAAGTGGATTACCTCAACTCCTGTCGACAGGATGAAGACCCACGAAAGTCGCATGAAGGAGTTTGCCTGGCTTAAGAGCCTTGGTTTTGTTGGCGTAAAGGTTGATTTCTTCCTTAGCGAAAAACAATATATGATTGATTACTATCTGGATATTCTGGAAGATGCGGCAGAAATGGAAATGATGGTCAACTTCCACGGTGCCATTGTGCCCCGTGGCTGGACACGCACTTATCCAAACTTAATGACTACTGAGGCTGTACGTGGTGCTGAATGGTACAACAATAATCCTGAACTAACAACTACTGCTCCGGAGCATAATTCTGTGATGCCCTTTACCCGCAATGTGGTTGGTTCTATGGACTATACCCCGGTTACCTTCTCAAATTCACAGTATCCTCATATTACCTCCTATGGTCACGAGCTGGCTCTCAGTGTAGTTTTCGAATCAGCATTTCAGCATTTGGCTGATCGTCCTGAAGCATACAGGGAATTGCCTCATGCAGCTCTGTCCTTCCTGAAGGAAGTGCCTGCAGCCTGGGATGAACTTGTGTTTCTTAGCGGGTATCCAGGTAGGGATGTATGTCTTGCCCGTCAAAAAGGAGACAAGTGGTATGTTGGAGCGCTGAACTCCGGTTTCAGGGGTAAGATGATCAAGGTTGACTTTGGATTTCTTGAAGAAGGTGTCAGCTACAAGTATTGTGTTATAACTGATGGAAAACACGACAAGGAATTCAGTACTTCATACGGAGTGGTAACTAAAGGTGACTCGTTGGAAGTTGAGACTCTACCTCGAGGAGGTTTTGTAATAAGTCTGAAACCACTGACTGCGCTTTTGGACAACCAATAG
- a CDS encoding LacI family DNA-binding transcriptional regulator codes for MKQVRIKDIAKLSGFSIGTVDRVLHNRGEVAADTKEKILKIARELDYKPNIVAQALTTKKQYKIAVLIPRADKDNSFWAMHPAGINKALNELRPFKVNVSYYLFELHNEADFLSKAEDLLNDEPEGVILAPILRKESLHICSRLEEKGVPYIFIDSHIENCGNLSFLGENAYKSGRVAASLVDFGVGADNDILVVNIAKDLENTRHLYSRTRGFMNYFGEGGRNKGRKITVEIESSNMDTVRQKLNKVFADYPDIGAILVSSAKTHIVASYLEEKGLKDIILVGYEMTKENLDFLKHGIINFLIGQRPVESSEKALKMMFEHLTTGKTFSKEEFQPVEIINPENADF; via the coding sequence ATGAAACAGGTTCGTATCAAAGACATAGCAAAATTGTCCGGCTTTTCCATAGGCACGGTTGACAGGGTGTTGCATAACCGTGGCGAAGTCGCTGCTGATACAAAGGAAAAAATCCTTAAAATAGCCCGTGAGCTTGATTACAAGCCCAATATTGTTGCACAGGCACTTACTACAAAAAAGCAGTACAAAATAGCTGTACTAATTCCAAGAGCTGACAAGGACAACTCATTTTGGGCCATGCATCCCGCAGGGATTAACAAGGCTTTAAATGAGCTGCGTCCCTTCAAAGTAAATGTTAGCTATTACCTGTTCGAACTACACAATGAGGCCGATTTTCTTAGCAAGGCAGAGGATCTGCTCAACGACGAACCTGAAGGTGTTATCCTGGCTCCCATCCTTCGCAAAGAATCATTGCACATATGCTCAAGACTCGAAGAAAAGGGCGTGCCCTACATATTTATCGACTCCCACATAGAAAACTGCGGAAATCTTAGCTTTTTGGGCGAAAACGCCTACAAGAGTGGCCGGGTTGCAGCAAGCCTGGTCGACTTCGGTGTAGGAGCAGATAATGATATTTTGGTTGTAAATATCGCTAAGGATCTTGAAAACACACGACACCTGTACAGTCGCACACGTGGCTTTATGAACTATTTCGGGGAAGGTGGCAGAAATAAGGGAAGGAAAATTACTGTCGAGATAGAATCAAGCAATATGGATACAGTAAGGCAAAAACTCAACAAAGTATTTGCTGATTATCCCGACATAGGAGCTATACTTGTATCAAGCGCAAAGACCCACATCGTGGCATCATACCTCGAGGAAAAGGGGCTGAAAGATATTATTCTGGTGGGATATGAAATGACAAAGGAGAACCTTGACTTCCTCAAACACGGTATTATTAATTTCCTGATTGGGCAAAGACCTGTTGAGTCATCCGAGAAAGCCCTGAAGATGATGTTCGAACACCTAACTACTGGCAAAACCTTCTCTAAAGAAGAGTTTCAGCCCGTCGAGATCATCAATCCGGAAAACGCAGATTTCTGA
- a CDS encoding MFS transporter has translation MSISKEKMSHYRWYICSLLFFATTVNYLDRQVLSLTWKDFIAPEFHWTNSDYGNITSLFSLFYAGCMLFAGKFVDWLDTKKGYLWAIGIWSVGAVLHAYCGIATSGILTGKWLVGFEGAKESIATVGDVGLVVSVSVTLFIFARIVLALGEAGNFPAAIKATAEFFPKKDRAFATSIFNAGATVGALLAPFSIPIIAAHWGWEMSFIVIGALGFVWMGFWIFMYKKPEVHPLVNKAELDYIHQDSHEEAANGDEGRDAKKIPFLKCFTYKQTWAFTVGKFMTDGVWMFYLFWTPAYLSDVYGLTSDQTMAQFLLFLLYGITLLSIIGGWLPTYFVDKKGMNPYAGRMKAMLIFAFFPLLAMMAQPLGKLSFWYPVIIIGLAGAAHQAWSANIFSTIGDMFPKSAVATITGIGGMAGGLSAFLINRSSGILFDFAEETSMKFMGFQGVEAGYFIVFLFCSVAYLIGWLLMKALVPKYKPIVI, from the coding sequence ATGTCTATTTCAAAAGAGAAAATGTCGCACTACAGATGGTACATCTGTTCTCTGTTGTTCTTTGCCACGACTGTCAACTATCTGGACCGACAGGTATTATCATTGACCTGGAAGGACTTTATTGCACCTGAATTTCACTGGACCAATAGTGACTACGGTAATATCACAAGTCTGTTTTCACTATTTTATGCAGGCTGTATGCTCTTTGCCGGTAAGTTTGTTGACTGGCTTGATACTAAGAAGGGTTATTTGTGGGCCATCGGAATATGGTCTGTAGGTGCCGTACTCCATGCCTATTGCGGTATTGCTACCTCTGGTATTCTTACCGGCAAATGGTTGGTTGGTTTTGAAGGAGCCAAAGAGTCCATCGCTACGGTTGGAGACGTCGGATTGGTCGTTTCCGTAAGTGTAACCCTCTTTATTTTTGCAAGAATAGTACTTGCACTTGGAGAAGCAGGCAACTTCCCGGCTGCAATCAAGGCAACTGCCGAGTTCTTCCCAAAGAAGGACAGAGCTTTTGCAACAAGTATTTTCAATGCAGGTGCCACGGTGGGCGCCCTGCTAGCCCCATTTAGCATTCCAATTATAGCAGCCCACTGGGGTTGGGAGATGTCCTTTATTGTGATCGGTGCACTTGGTTTTGTCTGGATGGGCTTCTGGATCTTTATGTACAAAAAGCCCGAAGTTCACCCTCTTGTTAACAAGGCTGAACTTGACTACATACATCAGGACAGTCATGAGGAGGCAGCAAACGGTGATGAGGGAAGGGATGCAAAGAAGATACCTTTCTTAAAATGCTTTACATACAAGCAGACCTGGGCCTTTACAGTGGGTAAGTTTATGACCGACGGAGTGTGGATGTTCTACCTATTCTGGACTCCGGCCTATCTGAGCGATGTGTATGGACTGACATCCGACCAAACGATGGCGCAGTTCCTACTCTTCCTGTTATACGGCATCACCTTGTTGTCAATTATCGGGGGTTGGTTGCCAACTTACTTTGTCGACAAGAAGGGGATGAATCCATATGCTGGACGTATGAAGGCAATGCTGATTTTTGCCTTCTTCCCCTTACTTGCAATGATGGCACAGCCGCTTGGTAAGCTGTCGTTCTGGTATCCTGTGATCATTATTGGTCTTGCAGGTGCAGCCCACCAGGCATGGTCTGCAAATATCTTCTCGACTATAGGTGATATGTTCCCAAAATCTGCTGTTGCAACAATCACAGGTATCGGCGGTATGGCAGGAGGACTGTCAGCGTTTTTAATAAACAGATCATCTGGCATACTCTTCGACTTTGCTGAAGAAACCAGCATGAAATTTATGGGCTTTCAGGGTGTAGAAGCAGGATATTTCATCGTTTTCCTCTTCTGCTCAGTAGCCTATCTTATAGGATGGCTGCTTATGAAAGCACTTGTTCCCAAATACAAGCCAATAGTCATTTAA